The Proteiniborus sp. DW1 genome segment TTTTGCTTGAGAAACTGCATTTTGTCCTGTAGTAGCATCTACAACCAGCAAGACTTCTTTTCTTGCATCTGGATATTCTCTTTCTACAACTCTAAATATTTTACTTAGCTCATTCATTAGATTCTTCTTATTGTGTAGCCTTCCAGCAGTATCACATATTAATACATCAGTTTTTCTAGCTTTAGCAGCTTGAATTCCATCATAAATTACTGCAGCAGGGTCTGAACCTTCTTGGTGAGCAATAATTTCTACTCCTGCTCTATTTCCCCATTCTTGTAGCTGTTCTATAGCTGCTGCCCTAAAAGTATCACCTGCAGCTATAAGCACCTTTTTACCTTCTGATTTAAGTCTCGAAGATAATTTTCCAATAGTTGTTGTTTTTCCAACACCATTTACCCCAACAACTAAGATAATAGCAGGTGAAGGTTCAATATTGAGTTTACTAGATTCAGCACTTGTAAGTACTTCTCTAAGTACTTCTTTTAAAAGTTCTCTAACTTCTGATACTTCATTAACCTTTTTTTCTTTTACTTTTTGCCTAAGCTCCTCAATAATAGCTAGGGAAGTATTAACTCCTACATCTGCAGTTATTAAAACTTCTTCTAAATCTTCAAAAAGTTCTTCTTCCACCTTCTTATATGATTTTAGTATAGAATCTACCTTTTCAGTAATGCCTTTTCTTGTTTTTGAAAGACCACTTTTTAATCTTCCAAAAAAACCAAGCTCTTCTTTTTCATTTTTTTCTACTACTAAATTCTCTTGTTCTTCTACACTAATCTCTGCAACCTCTTGTACTTCGCTTTCCTCAATACCTAGATTATATTTTAAATCTTCCTCATCTACATCAATTAGATCCTCATGTAAGTTTTCTTCTAAATCCACTTCTATTTCATCTATATCTTCAATAAAGTGTTCATCATCAGAATCAGATTTTTCGTCTAATTCTGTAATAGTAAAGTCATCAATACTATTTTTATCATC includes the following:
- the ftsY gene encoding signal recognition particle-docking protein FtsY — translated: MTEKVDSILKSYKKVEEELFEDLEEVLITADVGVNTSLAIIEELRQKVKEKKVNEVSEVRELLKEVLREVLTSAESSKLNIEPSPAIILVVGVNGVGKTTTIGKLSSRLKSEGKKVLIAAGDTFRAAAIEQLQEWGNRAGVEIIAHQEGSDPAAVIYDGIQAAKARKTDVLICDTAGRLHNKKNLMNELSKIFRVVEREYPDARKEVLLVVDATTGQNAVSQAKVFKEACDITGIVLTKLDGTAKGGVVLAVQSELNVPVKLVGVGEKIDDLQNFDPVSFVEAIFEE